The Bradyrhizobium sp. WSM471 genome includes the window GCCGGCCTCGATCATCACCATCTTCAACTTCGGGAAGCGCTCGAACACGCCCTCCAGCACGAGGCTCGCGAGCGCCGATTGCTGGCACTGCGAATGGCCGACCATCTCCTCGATGTAATAGGAGGGCCAGCCCGACGGCGTGATCGGGTTGCCGCCGAAGCCGAAGGCGTGGACGCCGACGGGAAGGCCGGCCTCTTCCGCGGCCTGATAGATCGGCCAGTAGCGACGCTGGCCGAGCGGCTCGACATTGCGGCTGAGCAGCAGCACCTGCACGAAATTCTTGTCGCCGGCGCGCTCGCGGATTTCGGCTGCGGCCGACAGCCCGTCCTCATTGCCGACGACGATGGACGCCTTCAGCCGCTTGTCCTTGCTGGTCCATTTGTCGATCTGCCAATCGTTGATCGCCGAGCACAAGGCGGCCGAAAGCTCGTGGTTGCGGATGCCTTGCCCGGTGTTGAGCGGATTGAGCACGCCGAGCTGCACGTTGTTGGGATCGAGCAGTTGCTTCTGCATGAAGGACAGCGAGGAGCCCTGCGGCCCGCCTTCCGGCGGATAGGCGTCGCGGCGCGAGGCGTTGGGCTGGGCCTTCGGATAGGGCGGACCTTCCATCATGCCCTGATAGGCATGGACGCCGTAGACCTCGAGATGATGCTGCCAGCGTTTGGCCAGGTAGGGATAGAGCTCGGCGCGGGTCGCGCGTGCCGGATGGATGTCGCAGTCCGCGATCGCGGTTTTGACGGCCAATGGGGAAGCGGCTTCGGAGCTTTCGCGGAACTGAATATTCATCGCCTTGCCTCCTTTGGCAGCGGCTAAGTCAGGCGGGGATAGGTCGCATGCGGATTATCGATCATGATCTTGCGCACGAGATCGGGGGTGAGACCTGCGGGCAGCGCCTCCTGGCCGTCGAACTGCCAGTGCGGATAGTCGGTGGAGAATAGGACCAATTCGTCCGACTGCATATGATCAAACAGGCGAATTAATGTCGCCTCGTCGGGCGGCGCATCGAACGGCTGTAACGAGAAGCGGATGTTGCTGCGCACAATCTCCAGCGGCGCGCGATCAACCCACGGCGTCTCCATCCGCACCCCACGCCAGAACTTGTGCAGGCGCCACAGAAAGGGGGAGATCCAGGACACTCCGGACTCCAGCATCACCATCTTCAGCAACGGATATTTGGCGAACACGCCCTCGACGATCAGGCTGGTGAGCTGGGTCTGGAACGCCTGGGCCTGACCGGCATAATCCTCGATGTGGTAGGAACCCCAGCCCACGGCGGTCGGCGGATTGTGATAGGCGGAACCCGCATGAATGCCGATCGGCAGGTCCAGCCGTTCCGCCGCCTCGTAGATCGGCCAGAGCGCGCGCTTGCCGAGCGGCGTATCGCCCATCACCAGCATCAGCACCTGCACGAAGCGGCGGTCCGTCGCACAGCGCTCGATCTCGGCGACCGCCTTCTCGACGCTTTGGGTGGGGATCACGATCGAGCCGCGCAGCCGCTGATCGCGATCGAGCCATTCCTTCACGAGCCAGTCATTCAGTGCGCGGCAGAACGCGGCCTGCAGATCCTCGGAAAACACCATCTGCACGCCGTAGAGCGGATTGCAGATGGCATGGGAGAGCTGAAAGGGATCGAGCACATGGCGCTGCATGTCCGCAAGGCTCTCGCCCGGCTTGCCGCTTTCGGGGCGCCAGTCGGGCCGCGCCGTGATCGGCGAGTTCTGCGGGTAGGATTGCGAGATGAGATCGACCATGCCGCGCGTCGTCACCTGATCGCGCCAATAGTCGTTCAGGTACGGCAGCAGGCTGGTCAGATGCGGCACGGCCGGATGCACATCGCAATCCACCCCGCCGGCGATCAGGGACGCCATGACGTCTCCCTTTTACGTTTCCTCTTGCGGTTTGCGCAGCGCTTGCCCGCGCCGTCTTGCGCCTGCCATTGAAGCAGGCCTGCCCGTCGTCCGCAACTCGGCCAACGGCGCTGCCATATGCTAGGAAGGCACAGCTCGGTTGCGAGGATCAGAGGTACAGGACATGAAAGAGCTCGTCGGCATTGCGGAACAGGTCGCAGCGAAACTGATCGCGCGCAAACAGACCATTGCCGTGGCGGAA containing:
- a CDS encoding amidohydrolase family protein; amino-acid sequence: MNIQFRESSEAASPLAVKTAIADCDIHPARATRAELYPYLAKRWQHHLEVYGVHAYQGMMEGPPYPKAQPNASRRDAYPPEGGPQGSSLSFMQKQLLDPNNVQLGVLNPLNTGQGIRNHELSAALCSAINDWQIDKWTSKDKRLKASIVVGNEDGLSAAAEIRERAGDKNFVQVLLLSRNVEPLGQRRYWPIYQAAEEAGLPVGVHAFGFGGNPITPSGWPSYYIEEMVGHSQCQQSALASLVLEGVFERFPKLKMVMIEAGFGWAPSLAWRLDKVWQRLRSEVPHVKRPPSEYIREQVWWTTQPMEDPERREDLFDVIKWIGWDRLLFATDYPHWDYDEPSRVLPPGVSDDDREAFYLGNAKKLYGIS
- a CDS encoding amidohydrolase family protein; translated protein: MASLIAGGVDCDVHPAVPHLTSLLPYLNDYWRDQVTTRGMVDLISQSYPQNSPITARPDWRPESGKPGESLADMQRHVLDPFQLSHAICNPLYGVQMVFSEDLQAAFCRALNDWLVKEWLDRDQRLRGSIVIPTQSVEKAVAEIERCATDRRFVQVLMLVMGDTPLGKRALWPIYEAAERLDLPIGIHAGSAYHNPPTAVGWGSYHIEDYAGQAQAFQTQLTSLIVEGVFAKYPLLKMVMLESGVSWISPFLWRLHKFWRGVRMETPWVDRAPLEIVRSNIRFSLQPFDAPPDEATLIRLFDHMQSDELVLFSTDYPHWQFDGQEALPAGLTPDLVRKIMIDNPHATYPRLT